From a single Ailuropoda melanoleuca isolate Jingjing chromosome 12, ASM200744v2, whole genome shotgun sequence genomic region:
- the PPM1N gene encoding probable protein phosphatase 1N isoform X5 yields MAAFARLLERLLWPARKKQESEEEEEEGRRTHHGLQSLLDAPRCVQRPHGGAAASWGLRFGASAVQGWRAHMEDAHCAWLELPGLPPGWAFFAVLDGHGGARAALFGARHLPGHVLEALGPAPGEPEGVREALRRAFLSADARLRALWPPGEPGGSTAVALLISQRFLYLAHCGDSRAMLSRAGAVAFSTEDHRPLRPRERERIHNAGGTIRRRRLEGSLAVSRALGDFAYKEAPGRPPELQLISAEPEVTALARQAEDEFMLLASDGVWDAMSGAALAGLVASRLCLGLAPELLCAQLLDTCLCKDSLDNMTCILVCFPGAPRPCEEAIRKELALDAALGHRVAGAPQPEHGFLDSGLRGHPRFTSWGRAVLQKGPNGAGKPTGTH; encoded by the exons ATGGCTGCCTTTGCCCGCCTGCTGGAGCGTCTCCTCTGGCCAGCTCGCAAAAAACAGGagtcagaagaggaagaggaggaggggcgcAGGACTCACCACGGGCTTCAGTCGCTCCTGGACGCGCCGCGATGCGTCCAGCGGCCGCACGGGGGTGCGGCCGCATCTTGGGGACTGCGCTTCGGGGCGAGCGCTGTGCAAGGCTGGCGCGCGCACATGGAGGACGCTCATTGCGCTTGGCTCGAGCTGCCGGGGCTGCCACCAGGCTGGGCATTCTTCGCGGTCCTCGACGGCCACGGCGGGGCGCGAGCTGCCCTCTTCGGCGCGCGCCACCTGCCGGGCCACGTGCTCGAGGCTCTGGGCCCCGCGCCTGGCGAACCTGAGGGAGTGCGCGAGGCGCTACGCCGAGCCTTCCTGAGCGCAGACGCAAGGCTGCGCGCGCTCTGGCCTCCGGGCGAGCCGGGGGGCTCCACCGCCGTGGCGTTGCTCATCTCCCAGCGTTTTCTGTACCTGGCGCACTGCGGTGACTCCCGAGCGATGTTGAGTCGCGCTGGCGCGGTGGCCTTCAGCACTGAGGACCATCGGCCCCTCCGGCCCCGGGAACGCGAGCGCATCCACAACGCGGGAGGGACCATTCGCCGCCGGCGCCTCGAAGGCTCTCTGGCAGTATCCCGAGCCCTGGGCGACTTTGCTTACAAAGAGGCTCCGGGAAGGCCCCCTGAGCTGCAGCTCATTTCCGCGGAGCCTGAGGTGACCGCCCTGGCTCGCCAGGCTGAGGACGAGTTCATGTTATTGGCCTCTGACGGTGTGTGGGACGCGATGTCCGGCGCTGCCCTGGCGGGACTGGTGGCATCGCGCCTCTGCTTGGGCCTGGCCCCGGAGCTTCTCTGCGCGCAGCTATTGGATACGTGTCTGTGCAAG GACAGCCTGGACAACATGACCTGCATCCTGGTCTGCTTCCCCGGGGCCCCCAGGCCTTGTGAGGAGGCGATCAGGAAGGAGCTAGCGCTGGACGCAGCCCTGGGCCACAGGGTCGCCG GAGCCCCCCAGCCTGAACACGGTTTTCTGGACTCTGGCCTCAGAGGACATCCCAGATTTACCTCCTGGGGGAGGGCTGTACTGCaa